One genomic region from Candidatus Ryanbacteria bacterium CG10_big_fil_rev_8_21_14_0_10_43_42 encodes:
- a CDS encoding GTP-binding protein, with protein MIGKPLHYVFFLTVIPGIGAFMAFSFWNNIDAVPASTYYAKEVADPLTAQLSVSEQKDSLPPKPPPPKHLHTPVPLKGVYMTSWVAGTPSFRDTLITFMRTSEINAVVIDVKDYSGQISFDTDDDLINELGSEDIRVPDMKNLIDRLHAEGVYVIARISVFQDPIFSAAYPHLAVQTKAGEIWKDRKGLSWVDPASTEMWNYIARVAEATEQVGFDELNFDYIRFPSDGNMQDISFPVWDEVTPRSDILETFFAYMDKRLEHLGIPISLDIFGMTTVNYDDLNIGQVLEKAAPHADYISPMVYPSHYPTGFQGLVNPADHPYAVINDAMAQASHRLRLIGEDPKKLRPWLQDFDLGAIYTEDMILQQKQAVYDAGLDSWIFWDPRNIYTKEAFR; from the coding sequence ATGATCGGAAAGCCACTACATTATGTTTTTTTCTTGACGGTTATCCCGGGTATAGGCGCTTTTATGGCGTTTAGTTTTTGGAATAATATAGACGCGGTACCCGCCAGCACATATTATGCGAAGGAAGTGGCAGATCCCTTAACGGCACAGTTGTCAGTTTCCGAACAAAAAGATTCACTACCGCCAAAACCTCCGCCGCCAAAACATCTGCACACCCCCGTACCGCTTAAGGGAGTTTATATGACAAGTTGGGTTGCCGGCACGCCGTCGTTTCGGGATACACTCATAACATTCATGCGAACATCTGAAATTAACGCGGTTGTTATCGATGTAAAAGATTATAGCGGGCAAATTTCGTTTGATACGGATGACGATTTGATTAATGAATTGGGATCGGAAGATATTCGTGTGCCGGACATGAAAAATCTTATTGATCGCCTGCATGCAGAGGGTGTGTATGTCATAGCTCGCATTAGCGTATTTCAGGACCCCATTTTTTCAGCCGCATATCCTCATCTGGCGGTTCAGACAAAAGCAGGTGAAATATGGAAAGATCGAAAGGGGCTTTCATGGGTGGATCCGGCATCAACCGAAATGTGGAATTACATAGCGCGCGTTGCCGAAGCTACGGAACAGGTTGGGTTTGATGAACTTAACTTTGATTATATTCGGTTTCCGTCGGATGGAAACATGCAGGATATTTCATTTCCCGTATGGGATGAGGTGACGCCGCGATCGGATATTCTGGAGACATTTTTTGCTTACATGGACAAACGTCTTGAACACTTAGGCATACCTATCTCGCTTGATATATTTGGCATGACGACGGTGAATTATGATGATTTGAATATTGGGCAAGTGCTAGAAAAAGCGGCTCCGCATGCGGATTATATATCTCCCATGGTATATCCTTCGCATTATCCCACCGGCTTTCAGGGTTTAGTAAACCCGGCAGATCATCCATATGCGGTTATTAATGATGCTATGGCACAGGCCTCCCATAGATTACGTCTTATAGGGGAAGATCCTAAAAAACTACGTCCGTGGCTACAGGATTTTGATTTGGGAGCCATATACACAGAAGACATGATTCTTCAGCAAAAACAGGCCGTATATGATGCCGGCCTCGATTCGTGGATATTTTGGGATCCACGGAATATATACACCAAAGAAGCCTTTCGTTAA
- a CDS encoding pyridine nucleotide-disulfide oxidoreductase, whose translation MIYDVIIIGGGPAAIAAAVYTARKKLKTLLITESFGGQSIVSAEIYNWIGTKTISGIQLAKNLEDHVRNFPDDVTITMPELATGIVKEGGVFTVTTDKDGSYQAKTIVVASGAARKKLGIPGEKEFDGKGVVYCSTCDAPIFSGQDVAVVGGGNAGLEAVVDLLPYAKTIYLLEYSDSVKGDPSTQEKIAQKDNVMLLLNAETKKVTGEQFVTGLVYHDTKSGEEKTLSVGGVFVEVGSVPNSGFVKDLVELNEHGEIVIDHKTAGTSLPGIYAAGDVTDEMYKQNNISAGDGVKAALSAYQYILNNT comes from the coding sequence ATGATTTATGACGTTATAATAATTGGTGGAGGGCCGGCAGCAATAGCAGCCGCTGTATATACGGCTCGAAAAAAACTAAAAACACTCCTTATAACAGAATCTTTCGGTGGACAATCCATTGTTTCTGCCGAAATTTATAACTGGATTGGCACAAAAACGATTTCCGGCATCCAGCTAGCAAAGAATTTGGAGGATCATGTGCGTAATTTTCCGGACGATGTAACTATTACCATGCCGGAACTTGCTACGGGCATTGTAAAAGAAGGCGGTGTCTTTACCGTTACAACCGATAAAGATGGATCTTATCAAGCAAAAACAATTGTTGTCGCATCAGGGGCTGCAAGAAAAAAACTAGGTATTCCCGGCGAAAAAGAATTTGACGGCAAAGGCGTGGTATATTGCTCTACGTGTGACGCCCCCATTTTTAGCGGCCAAGACGTAGCGGTAGTGGGTGGCGGAAACGCAGGATTGGAGGCGGTTGTCGATCTTCTTCCGTACGCTAAAACGATTTACCTGCTTGAATATTCCGATTCGGTAAAGGGAGACCCTTCAACGCAGGAAAAAATAGCTCAGAAAGACAATGTGATGTTGCTCTTAAACGCAGAGACAAAAAAAGTGACGGGAGAGCAGTTTGTAACGGGTCTCGTGTATCACGATACAAAAAGCGGCGAAGAAAAAACACTTTCGGTAGGTGGAGTATTTGTAGAGGTAGGATCCGTCCCTAATTCTGGTTTCGTGAAAGATTTGGTAGAATTGAACGAGCATGGTGAAATTGTTATCGACCACAAAACGGCGGGAACGTCCCTGCCGGGCATCTATGCGGCGGGAGATGTGACGGATGAGATGTATAAACAAAACAATATTTCAGCCGGAGACGGCGTAAAGGCGGCACTTTCAGCTTATCAGTACATTTTAAACAATACATAA
- the gap gene encoding type I glyceraldehyde-3-phosphate dehydrogenase has protein sequence MRIAINGFGRIGRVFFRQAFGTEDIDIVAINDLGDEENLAYLLRYDTTYRGYHKSVKAEKGKLVVDGKDVAFFQEKDPAHLPWKDLDIDVVVESTGFFTTTEKAMGHITAGAGRVVISAPAKDEETPTATPNVGIDTLVEGRITSNASCTTNATTPVVAIMMKEPGIEKALLSTIHGYTSTQSLVDGPEAKDYRRGRAAAQNIVPSSTGAAKAVERAIPFFKEKFDGIAVRVPIISGSIIDFTFLAKRDTSAEEINDIFRASAGMPQWQGILRVLEDPVVSSDIIGEPYGSLVDTTLTRVVDGNLVKIMSWYDNEWGYAAMLLKHVHQLKNLL, from the coding sequence ATGAGAATTGCAATAAATGGATTTGGTCGTATCGGGCGTGTATTTTTTCGGCAAGCGTTTGGTACGGAAGATATTGATATTGTTGCCATTAACGACCTGGGAGATGAGGAAAACCTTGCGTATCTTTTGCGTTATGACACCACCTATCGCGGATACCATAAATCAGTAAAAGCAGAGAAGGGGAAATTGGTTGTGGATGGGAAAGACGTTGCTTTTTTTCAGGAAAAGGATCCGGCACATCTTCCCTGGAAAGATTTGGATATTGATGTGGTTGTGGAATCGACGGGATTTTTTACCACAACGGAGAAGGCGATGGGACATATCACCGCCGGAGCGGGACGTGTGGTTATTTCAGCGCCGGCAAAGGATGAGGAAACTCCTACCGCTACCCCCAATGTCGGCATTGATACTCTTGTTGAGGGGCGTATTACCTCAAACGCATCGTGTACAACAAACGCAACTACGCCGGTGGTAGCGATTATGATGAAAGAGCCGGGTATTGAGAAAGCGCTTCTTTCCACTATACACGGCTATACATCTACACAATCATTGGTAGATGGACCGGAAGCAAAAGATTATCGCCGTGGCCGCGCGGCGGCGCAAAATATTGTACCGTCATCTACAGGAGCGGCTAAAGCGGTAGAACGGGCAATCCCATTTTTTAAGGAAAAGTTTGATGGTATAGCCGTGCGCGTTCCGATAATAAGCGGATCCATTATCGATTTTACTTTTTTAGCAAAGCGTGATACGTCAGCCGAAGAAATTAATGATATTTTTCGTGCCTCTGCTGGCATGCCGCAATGGCAGGGGATTCTTCGCGTATTAGAGGACCCTGTTGTATCGAGTGATATTATCGGAGAGCCCTATGGTTCTCTTGTAGATACGACGCTTACTCGTGTTGTAGATGGTAATTTGGTAAAAATAATGAGCTGGTATGATAATGAATGGGGATATGCCGCCATGCTTCTTAAGCATGTTCACCAGCTAAAAAATCTTCTGTAA
- a CDS encoding ribose-5-phosphate isomerase, which yields MKIYLGADHAGFPLKERIRQFLVSEGYATADMGANRLTPGDDYPDYIAPVAKKVSEDPIHARGIILGASGQGEAMMANRFPHVRAAVWYGKNERIITLSREHNDANILSLGALFVHDDEAVRAVELWLETPFSGDERHKRRIDKIDNIL from the coding sequence ATAAAAATTTATTTGGGCGCTGATCATGCCGGTTTTCCGCTTAAAGAACGTATACGGCAGTTTTTGGTCTCCGAAGGATATGCTACCGCTGACATGGGCGCAAATCGTCTTACGCCGGGGGATGATTATCCGGACTATATAGCGCCGGTTGCTAAAAAAGTTTCCGAAGATCCCATCCATGCAAGAGGCATTATCTTGGGAGCTTCCGGTCAGGGAGAAGCCATGATGGCAAATCGGTTTCCTCATGTGCGTGCCGCTGTGTGGTACGGAAAAAACGAACGCATTATCACGCTTTCTCGTGAACATAATGATGCGAATATATTATCTCTTGGCGCACTTTTTGTGCATGACGATGAAGCCGTGCGCGCGGTGGAATTATGGCTCGAAACACCTTTTAGCGGAGACGAACGCCATAAGCGTCGTATTGACAAAATTGATAATATATTATAA
- a CDS encoding transketolase: MHISDDKIRDLEITANMIRQSVIEMLICAESGHTAGPLGMADIFTALYFHILRHDPKNPDKEDRDILVLSNGHICPVYYATLAHAGYFPKEELMTLRKIGTRLQGHPHRGTLPGIETTSGPLGSGLSQAIGIALALKMDNKQNQVYCLLGDGEQQEGNVWEALMLAGKLHLDNLTAITDRNNIQIDGMTEDIMPMEPLREKYEAFNWHVLDIDGHNFPAIVGSVEEARAIYERPVMIIAHTIPGRGIPEIEFDYRWHGNPPGKGPDDIIPKEDQGKRFLEELRTLGGKIKSEHE, encoded by the coding sequence ATGCATATATCCGATGATAAAATTCGAGACCTTGAAATAACGGCGAACATGATTCGTCAGTCTGTAATTGAAATGCTAATATGTGCGGAAAGCGGTCATACGGCAGGGCCTTTAGGTATGGCCGATATTTTTACGGCATTATATTTTCATATTCTACGCCATGATCCTAAAAATCCCGATAAGGAGGATCGCGATATTCTCGTGCTTTCCAACGGTCATATTTGTCCCGTGTATTATGCCACGTTGGCACATGCCGGTTATTTTCCAAAAGAGGAGCTGATGACACTTCGGAAAATCGGCACGCGCTTGCAGGGACATCCTCATCGGGGAACATTGCCGGGTATTGAAACCACATCCGGACCGTTAGGGTCGGGACTTTCACAGGCCATTGGTATCGCCTTGGCGCTTAAGATGGATAATAAGCAAAATCAAGTATACTGTCTGCTTGGTGACGGTGAACAGCAGGAAGGGAATGTATGGGAAGCTCTTATGCTTGCCGGAAAACTTCACCTGGATAACCTTACAGCTATTACTGACAGAAATAACATTCAGATAGATGGTATGACGGAAGACATAATGCCCATGGAACCGCTTAGGGAAAAATATGAAGCATTTAATTGGCATGTTCTTGATATTGATGGACATAATTTTCCCGCTATTGTGGGCAGTGTAGAAGAAGCGCGTGCCATTTATGAGCGTCCCGTTATGATTATCGCGCATACTATTCCCGGACGCGGTATTCCGGAAATTGAATTTGATTATCGCTGGCACGGTAATCCTCCCGGAAAAGGACCGGATGATATTATCCCAAAGGAAGATCAGGGAAAACGATTTTTAGAAGAACTTCGTACGCTGGGAGGTAAAATAAAAAGTGAACACGAATAA
- a CDS encoding transketolase — MPLNTAVQLAPNILDPKKVERIPLRAGFGEGLIQIADENPHVVGLCADLTGSTKMDAFAKKYPERFIQIGVAEQNLATVASGLAKMGKIPYFSSYAMFSPGRNWEQIRTTICYNDVHAILVGSHAGISVGPDGATHQAIEDIAITRVIPNMSVIVPADAHEARKATMAVAGLSGGVYLRLAREKTPIMTMPETAFEIGKAYYIWQSAKEKPDVALIAAGPLLHNALLVAQELEQKGIGVTVVNNHTVKPLDNDTIIEAAKNAGAVVTIEEHQIAGGMGGAVAECLAAHYPVPMEFIGVRDRFGESGEPDELLEHFGMGTHDIIKAVKKVLKRK, encoded by the coding sequence ATGCCCCTTAATACAGCCGTACAATTAGCTCCCAATATACTTGATCCCAAAAAAGTTGAACGCATACCGCTCCGTGCCGGATTTGGTGAAGGACTTATTCAGATAGCAGATGAAAACCCTCACGTGGTTGGTTTATGTGCCGATCTTACTGGATCTACTAAAATGGATGCATTTGCCAAAAAGTATCCGGAGCGTTTTATTCAAATAGGTGTTGCGGAACAAAATTTGGCAACGGTAGCATCCGGACTCGCAAAAATGGGAAAAATTCCTTATTTTTCTTCATATGCCATGTTTTCTCCCGGACGTAATTGGGAGCAAATTCGTACTACTATTTGCTACAATGATGTTCATGCCATTTTAGTGGGTTCTCATGCCGGCATATCGGTAGGCCCTGACGGCGCTACGCACCAGGCCATTGAAGATATCGCCATTACTCGTGTTATTCCCAATATGTCTGTTATTGTACCTGCTGATGCCCATGAGGCACGAAAAGCTACTATGGCGGTGGCCGGGCTTTCGGGTGGTGTGTACCTTCGTCTTGCTCGTGAAAAAACACCGATAATGACTATGCCGGAAACGGCATTCGAAATCGGGAAAGCATATTATATATGGCAGTCGGCAAAAGAAAAACCGGATGTAGCCCTTATTGCCGCCGGCCCCCTTCTCCATAATGCTCTTTTAGTGGCACAAGAGTTGGAGCAGAAAGGAATCGGTGTTACGGTAGTTAATAATCATACAGTCAAACCTCTTGATAATGATACTATAATAGAAGCCGCAAAAAATGCCGGCGCAGTGGTTACCATAGAAGAACATCAAATAGCGGGAGGAATGGGAGGAGCTGTAGCGGAATGTTTAGCGGCGCATTATCCGGTTCCTATGGAGTTTATCGGTGTTCGTGATCGATTTGGAGAATCGGGAGAACCGGATGAACTATTAGAGCATTTTGGTATGGGAACGCATGATATCATAAAAGCCGTTAAAAAAGTCCTTAAACGCAAATAA
- a CDS encoding tagatose-bisphosphate aldolase, giving the protein MLTLQEILRHTRTEQHAIGHFNISNLDMFRGIMEGAKAVNASAVMIGTSEGEAAFIGRRQALALTESMRDEYGIIIYLNADHHKSVAAAKEAIDAGYTSIHIDLSKEPYEKNLAGVKEVVDYAKSKNPAISVEGELGYLPTDSSKIYDETVSIPEGSLTQPEEAAVFVKETGIDRFAAAIGNLHGIAANEPQLDFERIKAIKDALPEDVALVLHGGSGIPLGHIKEAIALGMNNVHVSTELRVAYITTLRKAFAENEEETTPYKLFPPGIEAIKNIVKEKITLFTGK; this is encoded by the coding sequence ATGCTTACACTACAGGAAATTTTACGTCATACGCGAACGGAACAACACGCTATTGGCCACTTTAACATTTCAAATTTAGATATGTTCCGCGGCATTATGGAAGGAGCGAAGGCGGTAAATGCATCTGCTGTCATGATTGGAACATCAGAAGGGGAGGCCGCATTTATCGGGCGTCGGCAGGCGTTGGCACTCACGGAAAGTATGCGAGACGAGTACGGTATTATAATATATCTGAATGCGGACCATCATAAAAGTGTGGCGGCCGCAAAAGAAGCGATTGATGCCGGGTATACTTCCATACATATAGATCTTTCAAAAGAACCATATGAAAAAAATCTTGCCGGTGTAAAGGAAGTTGTTGATTACGCCAAATCGAAAAATCCGGCTATATCTGTAGAGGGTGAATTGGGATATTTACCAACGGATTCTTCAAAAATATATGACGAAACAGTTTCTATTCCGGAAGGAAGTTTGACACAACCGGAAGAAGCCGCTGTTTTCGTAAAAGAAACAGGTATCGATCGCTTTGCCGCCGCTATAGGAAATCTGCATGGCATTGCCGCTAATGAACCGCAACTTGATTTTGAACGCATTAAAGCCATTAAAGATGCGTTGCCGGAAGACGTAGCGCTTGTTCTGCATGGCGGATCCGGTATACCGCTTGGACATATTAAAGAAGCCATTGCGCTCGGTATGAATAATGTGCATGTTTCCACAGAGCTTCGTGTGGCATATATAACAACACTTAGGAAAGCCTTTGCGGAAAATGAAGAAGAAACAACACCTTATAAATTATTTCCTCCCGGCATAGAGGCGATAAAGAATATAGTAAAAGAAAAAATTACCCTGTTTACGGGAAAATAG
- a CDS encoding 50S ribosomal protein L25, which translates to MAELIATSRKELGKKSCRVRAAGFVPAVLYGYGTKPQPLSVESHVFEKTWRREGESSVITLVIEGDKSYNVLIQDVALHPIHDNPIHIDFYAVQMNKPIDAMVALSFTGESDALKTLGGVLVRVIQEVEVRALPKDLPHEIEIPLKSLRTFEDQILIKDIPMPSGVEILTDGEQVVALVEAPRSDEDLAALDEMPAGTSVEDIEVTGKKPEESSEEDTENK; encoded by the coding sequence ATGGCTGAACTCATAGCAACATCTCGAAAAGAATTAGGAAAAAAATCATGTCGTGTACGCGCGGCAGGGTTTGTTCCTGCTGTTTTATATGGATATGGTACCAAACCACAGCCTCTTTCCGTAGAAAGTCATGTATTTGAAAAGACATGGCGCCGGGAGGGTGAATCTTCCGTTATTACCCTTGTGATAGAGGGCGACAAATCTTATAACGTACTTATCCAAGATGTGGCACTTCACCCTATACACGACAACCCCATTCATATAGACTTCTATGCCGTTCAAATGAATAAACCTATTGACGCCATGGTGGCACTCTCTTTTACGGGTGAGTCAGATGCCTTAAAAACATTGGGAGGTGTCCTAGTGCGTGTAATTCAGGAAGTGGAGGTACGTGCTTTACCTAAAGACTTACCTCACGAAATAGAAATTCCTCTCAAATCACTCCGCACATTCGAAGATCAGATACTTATTAAAGATATACCGATGCCTTCAGGTGTTGAAATCCTTACCGACGGCGAACAAGTTGTTGCTCTGGTAGAAGCACCGCGTTCTGACGAAGATCTTGCGGCGCTTGATGAAATGCCGGCCGGTACATCCGTTGAAGATATCGAAGTTACCGGTAAAAAACCGGAAGAGTCTTCTGAAGAAGATACGGAGAATAAATAA
- a CDS encoding cysteine desulfurase NifS, which translates to MKKRRIYLDYAAATPLNPSTLRSMLPFLKNAYGNPSSIHEEGRIAKKAIMKARADVARILHVHDDEIIFTGSGTESVALAIHGILTLFPKKHIITSTIEHPAALENIRMFEQKNYPVSYVSVSKEGTIHMEDIKKSIRPETVFISIMYANNEIGSVQPIKDIAKIVKNERMRRLNNNETLPVWLHTDACQAAGYLDINILRLHTDLFTLNGSKIYGPKGVGVLYKSREVSFNPFWKGGGQENTLRSGTENVAGIVGIAHALTEIEKNKEKEVRRLSILQDYFIKTITQKIPEARITLSSIEKGGKLPHIVHVMFPNRNGEILAIYLDNEGIAVSSQSACATTTDHPSHVMIGLGRSEKEARESIRFSFGKYTTKKDIDCVLRALSRILVLLEKMPSDTLVK; encoded by the coding sequence ATGAAAAAAAGGAGAATCTATCTTGATTATGCCGCCGCAACACCGCTTAATCCCTCGACCTTAAGATCAATGTTGCCATTCTTAAAAAATGCATATGGAAATCCATCTTCTATTCATGAGGAAGGACGCATTGCAAAAAAGGCCATCATGAAAGCGCGGGCAGATGTTGCCCGCATATTGCATGTGCATGATGATGAGATCATATTCACCGGATCAGGTACGGAATCGGTCGCTCTTGCTATACACGGTATTCTTACGCTGTTCCCCAAAAAACATATCATAACAAGTACTATAGAACACCCCGCCGCTTTGGAGAATATTCGTATGTTTGAACAAAAAAACTATCCTGTTTCTTATGTTTCCGTAAGCAAAGAAGGAACGATACATATGGAAGATATTAAAAAAAGTATACGTCCCGAAACTGTTTTTATATCCATAATGTATGCTAATAACGAAATTGGCAGTGTTCAACCCATAAAAGACATCGCAAAAATAGTAAAAAACGAACGTATGCGCCGGCTTAATAACAATGAAACACTCCCCGTATGGCTTCATACCGACGCTTGTCAGGCCGCAGGATATCTCGATATAAATATACTGCGCTTGCATACCGATCTTTTTACTCTTAACGGATCAAAGATATACGGACCGAAGGGTGTTGGTGTTTTATATAAAAGCAGGGAAGTGTCATTTAATCCGTTCTGGAAGGGTGGCGGACAAGAAAACACCTTGCGAAGCGGAACTGAAAACGTAGCCGGCATTGTCGGTATTGCTCATGCTCTTACGGAGATTGAAAAAAATAAGGAAAAAGAGGTACGCCGTCTTTCCATACTTCAAGATTATTTTATAAAAACAATTACACAAAAAATCCCCGAGGCACGCATAACGCTGTCTTCTATAGAAAAAGGGGGGAAATTGCCGCACATAGTGCATGTAATGTTTCCGAATAGAAACGGGGAAATATTGGCTATATATCTTGATAATGAAGGAATTGCCGTATCTTCTCAGTCAGCATGTGCTACTACCACAGACCATCCGTCTCATGTTATGATTGGGTTAGGAAGATCAGAAAAAGAGGCACGGGAAAGTATTCGCTTTTCTTTTGGAAAATATACCACAAAAAAAGATATAGACTGCGTGCTACGCGCTCTTTCTCGTATTCTTGTTTTGCTTGAGAAAATGCCGTCCGATACGCTTGTCAAATAA
- a CDS encoding ferredoxin, which yields MNPEKKIGKLFVDRALCIGAASCVAVAPDVFELDEENKAVVKNAKGADTETIILAAKSCPTRAIFVYDENGEQIYP from the coding sequence ATGAATCCCGAAAAAAAAATAGGTAAATTGTTTGTTGATCGCGCGCTTTGCATCGGAGCCGCGAGTTGTGTGGCAGTGGCGCCGGACGTATTTGAACTTGACGAAGAGAATAAGGCGGTAGTAAAGAACGCCAAGGGTGCCGATACCGAAACCATTATTTTGGCGGCAAAATCATGCCCTACGCGTGCCATATTTGTATACGATGAAAATGGAGAACAAATATATCCTTAA
- a CDS encoding superoxide dismutase, with translation MREVKPLAYKELDGISEKQLAEHHNVLYAGYVKKTTEIEEKIKTADTSAANGVYSEFGELKREETFAVNGVKLHEGYFDNMIPNGSNISGPIKTLIERDFGSYDAWEKEFKATGIAGRGWAVLGYDLDEKKLRTVLCDAHNHGGVWNMVALLIMDIYEHAYFIDYGTARKTYIESFFKNINWEHVNGLLEKYGI, from the coding sequence ATGAGAGAAGTAAAACCGCTTGCTTACAAAGAATTAGACGGCATATCCGAAAAACAACTCGCGGAACATCATAATGTTTTATATGCCGGTTATGTAAAGAAAACGACTGAAATTGAAGAGAAAATAAAAACAGCCGATACATCAGCGGCGAATGGCGTATATAGTGAGTTTGGGGAACTGAAACGAGAAGAAACTTTTGCCGTAAATGGCGTTAAATTACATGAGGGGTATTTCGATAATATGATACCAAATGGGTCAAATATATCGGGACCCATAAAAACGCTTATTGAAAGAGATTTTGGATCATATGATGCATGGGAAAAAGAATTTAAAGCAACTGGCATAGCCGGACGCGGTTGGGCAGTTCTCGGATATGATCTTGATGAAAAAAAACTTCGTACCGTTCTCTGCGATGCTCATAATCATGGGGGGGTCTGGAATATGGTAGCTCTTCTGATTATGGATATTTACGAGCATGCTTACTTTATCGACTACGGTACGGCTCGAAAAACATATATTGAATCATTCTTCAAAAATATTAACTGGGAACATGTAAACGGCCTTTTGGAGAAATACGGCATATAA